A stretch of Primulina tabacum isolate GXHZ01 chromosome 13, ASM2559414v2, whole genome shotgun sequence DNA encodes these proteins:
- the LOC142522686 gene encoding rho GDP-dissociation inhibitor 1-like, whose product MGSQGNKGEMNVNHHSESETERNSNAGHDLDTASDSESGMISRQASEASCYATEEDEELSLQLGPKWSIKEHLEKDKDDESLRRWKEQLLGGLDAVAVQENEEPDVKILSLTIVSAGRPDIVLSIPTNGNPKGLWFTLKEGSRYHLRFSIKVSNDIVCGLKYTNTVWKTGIKVHGSKEMMGTFSPQSEPYTHEMPEETTPAGIFARGSYTARTKFVDDDNKCYLEINYTFDIQKEWPSN is encoded by the exons ATGGGATCTCAAGGAAACAAAGGAGAAATGAATGTGAATCATCATTCAGAGAGCGAGACAGAGAGAAATAGTAATGCAGGGCATGATCTGGATACGGCCTCCGATTCCGAATCGGGGATGATTAGCAGGCAGGCTAGTGAAGCTTCTTGCTATGCAACCGAGGAAGATGAAGAATTGTCCCTTCAGTTAGGCCCCAAGTGGAGTATCAAAGAGCACCTTGAGAAAGATAAG GATGATGAGAGCTTGAGAAGGTGGAAAGAACAACTTCTAGGGGGTTTGGATGCTGTTGCTGTTCAAG AGAATGAAGAACCAGATGTAAAGATTTTGAGCCTCACAATCGTGTCAGCGGGTAGACCTGATATTGTGCTTTCGATACCGACGAATGGAAACCCTAAAGGATTGTGGTTTACACTGAAAGAAGGAAGTCGTTACCACCTCAGATTTTCCATCAAAGTCAGCAATGATATCGTCTGTGGCTTGAAGTACACTAATACCGTGTGGAAGACTGGAATCAAAG TTCACGGCTCGAAAGAGATGATGGGGACCTTTAGTCCTCAGTCGGAGCCCTATACCCATGAAATGCCAGAAGAGACGACTCCGGCCGGAATCTTTGCCAGAGGGTCTTATACAGCAAGAACTAAG TTCGTTGATGACGACAACAAATGCTATTTGGAGATCAACTACACATTTGACATCCAGAAAGAATGGCCCTCCAATTAG
- the LOC142523265 gene encoding sodium/hydrogen exchanger 4, with translation MEALWENFSGTHQQVVPLTVFVAVLCFCLVVGHLLEENRWVNESITALIIGCVTGTIILFISKGKSSHILIFDEELFFIYLLPPIIFNAGFQVKKKQFFHNFFTIMLFGVVGVFISSFIITAGSYLLFPKFDLVGLKPRDYLAIGTIFSSTDTVCTLQVLHQEETPLLYSLVFGEGVVNDATSVVLFNAIQKLDISRIDRWTVVQVLVDFLYLFSTSTALGVAAGLLTAIVLKGLYFGRHSTIREISLMVLMAYLSYMLAELFSLSGILTVFFSGIFMSHYAWHNVTDSSRITTKHVFGMMSFIAEAFIFLYVGTDALDIEKWKMSKLSVGNSIGIYSSVMLLILLGRAAFVFPLGALSNCLNRSPTRSSSLTFKHQIIIWWAGLMRGAVSIALAFKQFTQMGVTLDPIHATLVTTTIIIVLFSTIVFGFLTRPLVSYLVPHSNTPTSANIDREPSINKEDMMLPLLSIRESTSSNLLRAKESLSMLMERPVYTIHSFWRRFDDTYMRPIFGGPRSNQSAC, from the exons ATGGAGGCTTTGTGGGAAAATTTTTCAGGAACCCACCAACAGGTGGTACCCTTAACAGTGTTCGTCGCGGTTCTCTGTTTCTGTTTAGTGGTCGGACATTTGCTCGAAGAAAATCGTTGGGTTAATGAATCCATCACCGCCCTTATAATC GGTTGTGTAACGGGGACAATAATTCTGTTCATAAGCAAGGGGAAGAGTTCGCATATACTGATATTTGATGAGGAACTTTTCTTCATCTATCTCCTTCCACCAATAATATTCAATGCTGG ATTTCAGGTCAAGAAGAAACAGTTCTTCCACAACTTCTTTACCATAATGTTGTTCGGAGTAGTTGGAGTTTTCATATCATCTTTTATCATCACAGCTG GCAGCTATCTCCTATTTCCGAAGTTCGATTTGGTCGGCTTGAAACCACGCGACTATCTTG CAATTGGAACAATTTTTTCTTCGACGGACACCGTATGCACGCTGCAG GTTCTTCATCAAGAGGAGACTCCCTTGTTGTACAGCCTAGTTTTTGGAGAAGGGGTGGTAAATGATGCCACTTCAGTTGTTCTATTCAACGCGATTCAAAAGCTTGATATCAGTAGAATTGACAGATGGACGGTAGTCCAAGTTCTTGTGGACTTCCTGTATTTGTTCTCAACAAGCACTGCGCTAGGAGTTGCT GCTGGGCTTTTGACTGCAATTGTTCTCAAGGGCTTGTACTTTGGCAG GCATTCGACCATTCGAGAAATTTCTCTGATGGTTCTAATGGCATATCTTTCGTACATGTTGGCGGAG CTGTTTAGTCTAAGTGGCATCTTAACTGTCTTCTTCTCCGGAATTTTCATGTCACATTATGCGTGGCATAATGTGACTGACAGTTCAAGGATCACCACCAA GCATGTTTTTGGAATGATGTCCTTTATTGCAGAAGCATTCATATTTCTATATGTGGGAACCGATGCCCTGGATATTGAGAAGTGGAAAATGAGCAAATTGAG TGTTGGGAACTCGATTGGTATTTATAGTAGCGTCATGCTTCTAATATTGCTTGGACGTGCTGCTTTTGTGTTTCCTCTCGGCGCCCTATCAAATTGTCTGAACCGATCTCCTACAAGATCATCATCTTTAACATTTAAGCACCAG ATAATAATTTGGTGGGCTGGTCTGATGAGAGGAGCAGTCTCTATTGCTCTGGCCTTCAAACAG TTTACCCAGATGGGCGTGACGTTGGATCCCATCCATGCCACATTGGTGACCACAACAATTATCATTGTGCTCTTTAGCACAATT GTCTTTGGCTTTTTAACAAGGCCACTTGTAAGTTATCTTGTTCCGCATTCCAACACTCCAACAAGTGCCAACATTGATCGGGAACCAAGTATAAACAAGGAGGATATGATGCTTCCTCTGCTTTCGATCCGAGAATCCACGAGCTCGAATCTTCTCCGAGCAAAAGAAAGTTTGTCCATGCTCATGGAAAGGCCTGTTTACACCATTCATTCATTCTGGCGGAGATTTGATGATACTTACATGAGACCAATATTCGGGGGGCCTCGAAGCAATCAGTCCGCATGCTGA